Below is a window of Paraburkholderia azotifigens DNA.
GATGCCGTAATCAGCAGAACGGAGGTGCCGGTGTAAATGAAGATGACCTTCGAGCGCTGGATCAGGTCGACGCCGGCCTTGATCGACGAAAACCAACCCGAGAACTCTCGCCTGATCACGCCGTACCCGAGGGCCGTTTGCAGCACACATGAAGCCAGCAGGAGAAAGAACACGAGCGAAAGATCGGACGGGTGACGAACGAACAGGAAGATGAGGGCGAGCGAAGTCACGAATCCGACGACTTCGATCAGGATGCTGGTTCGCGCGCGTCCCGTGCTCGTGAAGTACCAGCCCGGATTGAACGCGGCGAGCAGCCCGAGCAGCACCGTGGTGCAGCCGAGCATCGGGTGCGCCGACAGCACGGGCGAGAACGCGACGGCGCCGAGTCCGAACAGTGCCGTCGGGATGCACAGAAGCAGCCGCCCCGTCATGTGGCTCGACAGGATGGCTGCGCGCCCGGCGCTGTCTTTCGCATAGACGGTATCGCGGCCGCCGACGGTCGGGAATCCGAAATTGACGAAGCGCCAAAGCGTGTTCGACAGCGACATGCCCGCCATCACGACGCCGTAGCCCGCCGGCCCCAGCGTTCTGCCGTAGAAGGGCAGGAGCAGCAGCGGGTAGACGTAGCGCACGACATAGGCGAAGTACGTCGCAGCGAGTTCCGCACGGGTTTTCGAAGGCTTTA
It encodes the following:
- a CDS encoding oligosaccharide flippase family protein gives rise to the protein MDQVKPSKTRAELAATYFAYVVRYVYPLLLLPFYGRTLGPAGYGVVMAGMSLSNTLWRFVNFGFPTVGGRDTVYAKDSAGRAAILSSHMTGRLLLCIPTALFGLGAVAFSPVLSAHPMLGCTTVLLGLLAAFNPGWYFTSTGRARTSILIEVVGFVTSLALIFLFVRHPSDLSLVFFLLLASCVLQTALGYGVIRREFSGWFSSIKAGVDLIQRSKVIFIYTGTSVLLITASTYLLSVLAPAAEVGAFGVAERLIAVALSLTVPASQILIPKVTYLVGQDPVKANRLAYGILAFFLFGSLVGVALTMLLADWMVPLVFGKGFQSSIPVLKVFVLVLPLSVVNQTLGLYFLIPRHRDGMLARAGVATAAVSIVAAIPLASHWGAMGMVAARLLGELTLLATLLVSLIRSGLIREMAATGSTPFFALRPRGKG